Below is a window of Paramagnetospirillum magneticum AMB-1 DNA.
TCATGGCCACCGACGGTTCCGAGGTGAAGGAGGGTGCGCCGCTGATCCTGCTGGACCTGCCGGTCAGTTCGCTGAACAAGGAGGAACTGCAGGCCCGCATGGACGGCTATATCCTGCAGCGCGCCCGCCTGGAGGCCGAACTGCACGACAAGCCGGTGGTCTTCCCCGAGGAGGAAGCCAAGCGCCAGCCGGGACTGGTGGAATCCGAGCGCCGCTCGTTCGAGGCCCGGCGCCAGGCCCTCAACGCCACCCTCACCGTGCTGCGCGATCAGGTGCGGCAGAAGGGGCTGGAGGTCCAGGAATACGAGACCAAGTCCCGCTCCATCGCCACCAGCCTGCGCCTGTCCCAGGAGCGGCTGGCCATGTCCACCGACCTGATCAAATCCGGCCTGGCCTCCAAGATGGACCATGTCCAGATTCAGGCCCAGGTGGAGGATCTGAAGGGACAGCTGGACTCGGTGCGCGCCTCCATCCCCCGCGCCGAGGCCGCCCAGCAGGAAGCCAAGGGCAGGGTCAGCGAGGAACTGGCCCGCTTCCAGCGCACCGCCCAAAGCGAGATGTCCGAGGCCGAGCTGAACATCGCACGGACCCGCGAGCTGTTCATCCAGGCCACCGACCAGCAGCGCCGCACCCTGATCAGCAGCCCCATCGACGGCATCGTCAAGAACATGCGGTCCAACACCATCGGCGGCGTGGTGCGCCCCGGCGACCCCATCATGGAGATCGTACCGCTGCACGAGCGCCTTCAGGTGGATGCCAAGCTCAACCCCATGGACCGCGGCTATGTCCAGACCGGCCAGCGGGCCACGGTGAAGATCAGCGCCTACGACTACACCACCTATGGCGGGCTGGACGGCGACGTGATCCTGGTGGCACCCGACACCACCGTGCCCCAGACCCCCAATGCCCAGCCCTATTACCGGGTGGTGGTGCAGACCGACCGCGCCTATATCGGCGACGAGACCGCCAAGCGGCTGATCAGCGCCGGCATGCAGGCCACGGTGGAAATCCACACCGGCACCCGCTCGATCATGGAGTTTCTGGTCAAGCCGGTGATCAAGCTGCGCCACGAGGCCTTCCGCGAGCGGTAATAAATCGAGCCACCCCTGTCACGTTTGCCGGGGCCGGCGCGTCATCAGGGCGTATCTCTCGAAAAAGGATCGCCGTCATGAATACGCGCTTCGACATCACCACCCTGGCGCCCCAGGCCTATCAGGGCCTTTACGCCGTCTCGGACATCCTGGCCGGGTCCAGCCTGGGGGCCGGCTTCAAGCATCTGATCGATCTTCGGGTCTCGCAGCTCAACAACTGCCACTTCTGCCAGAACCTGCACCGCGAATGGGGCCTGCGCGACGGCGTCACCGAGGAACAGCTGCAGGCGGTGGCCCAGTGGCCGACCTCTCCGCTGTTCAACGCCGGGGACCGGGCTGCCTTCGCCTGGGCCGAGGCGCTGACGCGCCAGGAGGAGGACAAGGTCCCCGAATTGCTGGCCGAACTGCGCCGCCACCATGCCGAGCCCTATATCGCCGACCTGACCATGGTCATCGCGGTGATCAACGCCTGGAACCGGGTGGGCATCTCGGCCTATGCGGTGGGACCCCATGGCTGAGGGCCAAAGCCCCGCCTTGGTCCACTTCCTGGCTCAGCGGCCGCGTCTGCGGCTGCTGGCCTACCGCCTGCTGGGCAGCACCGCCGATGCCGAGGACGTGCTTCAGGATGCCTGGCTGAAATGGAGCAGGGGGAGTGACGGCGTGGAGGAGCCCGCCGCCTTCCTCACCACCCAGGTGACCCGGCTGGCCCTGGACCGACTGCGCAAGGACCAGCGCCGCGCCCGCCTGGGCGCCCAATGGCTGCCCGACCCTTGGGTCGAGCCGCTGGAGCCGGGCGAGGCCGATTTGTCCACAGGGCTGCTGTTGCTGCTGGAACGCCTGACGCCGGACCAGCGGGCGGTGTATGTGCTGCGCGAGGCCATGGACCTAGACTTCGCCGACATCGCCGCCATTCTGGGCAAGAGCGTCGCCACCTGCCGCCAGATCATGAGCCGCGCCCGCGCCGCGCTGAAGGGCGAGGCCCGCTTCGACTGGGATGCGGCCCAGACCGGCACCCTGGTGCGGCGCTTCGCCGCCGCCTGCGACCAGCGCGACTACGGCGCCCTGGTGGCCCTGCTGGGCGGCGAATCCCGGCTAATCAGCGATGGCGGCGGCAAGGTCAAGTCGGCCCGCAATCCCATTCGAGGTCCCGACCGCATCGCCCGCTTCATCCTGGGGGTGCGCCGCAAGTTCCAGCCCGCCGACTTCGCCTTTCGCATCGCCGAGATCAACGGCCTGCCCGCCCTGGTCGGCGAGACGAAGGGCGACGTCCGCTGGGCACTGACCTTCGGCTGCATCGGGGGACGCATCGGCGGAATCTACCTGCTGGCCGATCCCGACCGCCTGCCGGACTACTCCACCATCTCGTCGTCGGCATAGCCCTGGGCGTAGAGCAGGGTGACCAGATCGCCGTGGTCGACCCGCACCCGGGCCTCGGCGGCCACCACCGGCTTGGCGTGGAAGGCGACGCCCAGCCCGGCGGCGCGCAGCATGTCCAGGTCGTTGGCGCCGTCACCCACCGAAACCGCCAGCTCGGGCGTGATGCCCAACTCCGCCGACACGGCGTTCAGGGTGGCCAGCTTGGCCTCGCGGCCTATGATGGTGTCGCCGACCTGACCGGTCAGTCGACCATTCTCGACAATCAGCTCATTGGCGATGTCGCGGTGGAAGCCGCAGGCATCGCGGACCTTGGAGGTAAAGAACTTGAAGCCGCCCGACACCAGCACGGCATGGGCGCCGTGCTTGACCATGGTCCGCACCAGCTTGTGGGCGCCCGGGGTGAATTCGATGCGGTCCCAGGTCTTTTGCAGACACTCTTCCGGCAGATCCTTGAGCAGGCCGACGCGCTCGCGCAGAGCCGCCTCGAAGCCGATCTCGCCATTCATGGCGCGTGCGGTGATGCGCGCGATGTGATCCTTCAGCCCGGCGAAGTCGGCCAGTTCGTCCAGGGTCTCGCCGATGACCATGGTGGAATCCATGTCGGCGACCAGCAGCATCTTGCGCCGCCCCTCGGCCTTCTGGGCGACCACGTCCACGTTCCAGCCCTCCAGGATGCGGGCCGCCACCTGATCGGCCTGACGCGGGTCCAGCTCGGAGAAATCCAGGTCGCAGGCGTGTTCGGGGCTCAGCCAGCGGGCGTGGCCCACTTCGGCGCCCAGTGCCCTCAGCGCGCCGCGCACCTCGAAGACCAGCGAGGAATCGAGGCCCTCTCCGCCATGTCCGGCGATCAGGGTCAGAACGTTGATCATGGCGCGTCCTTGAGGAGAGGAGGAAAAACGGTCCCGTTTACTGCACCGCAACACGGCTTGGCAAGCAGGAAGCCCTTGGCTGATGCCTTGGCGAGGGATAAACCAGTGGGCGACGTCATTGCTTCGGGAGGTCCAAAGTGTCCGTGCCGCTGCTCCGCCCCTTCCCCGGCCTGCGCCCCACCCCCGCCACCGCCGCCCAGGTGGCCGCCCCGCCCTATGACGTGCTGTCGTCGGACGAGGCCCGGGAAATGGCGGCGGGCAAGCCCCATTCCTTCCTGCACGTCTCCAAGCCCGAGATCGACCTGCCCCCCGGCACCGACGTTTACGCCCCCGCCGTCTACGCCAAGGCGGCGGAGACCCTGAGGGCCATGGTGGCGGCGGGCGTACTGGTCCGCGACGCCAAGCCCTGCTTCTACGTCTACCGCCTGCGCATGGGCGACCACGTGCAGACCGGCATCGTCGGCGGCGGCTCGGTGGCGGCCTATGATGCCAACCGCATCCGCAAGCACGAGTTCACCCGCCCCGACAAGGAGGACGACCGCGTCCGCCAGATCGATTCCTGCGACGCCCAGACCGGGCCGGTGCTGCTGGCCCACCGCGACACCCCCGAGATCGCCGCCGCCATCAAGGCGGTGACGGCGGGCGCCCCGACCTATTCGGTCACCGCCGAGGACGGCATCGTCCATACCCTGTGGGTGATGGATAACGAGGTGCAGATCAAGGCGGTGACCCGATCCTTCGACACCATGAAGGCGGTCTACATCGCCGACGGCCATCACCGCTCGGCCGCCGCCTCGCGGGTCGCCATGGTACGGCGGGAAAGGAAGTGCTGCGCCTCCGGCGAGGAGGCCTATGAAAGCTTCCTGGTAGTGACCTTCCCCATCCAGGAAATGAAGATCTTCGACTACAACCGGGTGGTCAAGGACCTGAACGGCCTGTCGCCCGACGCCTTCCTGCAGGCGCTGGCGGCCGAGTTCACCGTGGAGCCGTCGTCGGAACAGGCCCGCCCCGCCCAGGCCCGCCAGTTCGGCCTTTACCTCCAGGGCCAGTGGTACCGGCTGGGCCTCCGCAACGCTCCACCCGCCGATCCGGTGGCCCGGCTCGACGTCAGCCTGCTGTCCGACCGGCTGCTGGGGCCGGTGCTGGGCGTCACCGACCTGCGCAAGGACAAGCGCATCGACTTCGTCGGGGGCAAGCGCGGCCTGGACGAACTGGAGCGCCGTGTGAATTCGGGCGAAATGGCCGCCGCCTTCGCCCTGTTCCCCACCCAGATGGAGGATCTGGTGGCCGTCGCCGAGTCCAATCAGGTGATGCCGCCCAAATCCACCTGGTTCGAGCCCAAGCTGGCCGACGGGCTGGTCAGCTATCCCTTGGACTGGCGGTGATCTGATTTGTCATTCCGAGCCATGGGCGAGGAATCTCCGCATGGCAGGACGGTGGCAATTCTGAAAAGCCGGGCCAGAACGAGATCCTTCGCTTGCGCTCAGGATGACAGCCTCGAAGAGGTGACGAAGCGCCGGGAATGACCTTATATAGGGAAGCCGTTTTTCCTGTTCAGCGGGTTGCCATGACCATGTCGTTCAAGTCCCTCGCCGCCGCCCTCGCCCTGGTGATTCTCGTCCCCGCCGCCCAGGCCCAGACCCAGGTGGTTCCCGGCTCGCGTGAGCAGGTGAAGCTCACCTTCGCGCCGGTGGCCCGGCAGGTGGCGCCCGCCGTGGTCAACATCTACACCAAGCGGGTGGTGAGGGCGGCCGCCTCGCCGCTGTTCGCCGACCCGTTCTTCCGCCGCTTCTTCGGCGACGTGCCGGGCATGAGCCAGGAGAGGGTGCAGCGCTCCCTGGGCTCGGGCGTGCTGATCGCCGCCGACGGCACGGTGGTGACCAACCACCACGTCATCAAGGATGCCGACGAGGTCACGGTGGTGCTGTCCGACCGCCGCGAATTCGAGGCCCGCATCGTCGGCTCCGACGACCGCACCGATCTGGCGGTGCTGAAGATCGATGGCGGCAGGGAGAGCTTCCCCACCCTGACGCTCGGTGATTCCGACGCCATCGAGGTGGGCGACGTGGTCATGGCGGTGGGCAATCCCTTCGGCGTCGGCCAGACGGTGACCCAGGGCATCGTCTCGGCCCTGGCGCGCACCAATGTGGGCGTCTCGGACGTGCAAAGCTTCATCCAGACCGATGCCGCCATCAATCCCGGCAATTCCGGCGGCGCCCTGGTGGACCTGCAGGGCCGGCTGATCGGCATCAACACCGCCATCTATTCCAAGGACGGCGGTTCCAACGGCATCGGCTTCGCCATTCCCACCGCCCTGGTGCGCCAGGTGGCCGCCTCCATCGCCAAGGGCGGCAAGGTGGTGCGGCCGTGGCTGGGCGCCTCGGGCCAGGCGGTCACCGCCGATCTGGCCCAGGCCCTGAAGCTGCCGCGCCCCATCGGCGTGCTGGTCAACCACATCCATGGCGAGTCGCCCGCCGCCCGTGGCGGATTGGCCGACGGCGACATCATCGTGGCGGTGGAAGGCCGCGAAGTGGACGATCCCGAAGGCATGCGCTTTCGCCTCGCCACCCTGCCCATCGGCGCCGATGCCCGCCTGACCGTGCTGCGCAACGGGGCCGAGCGGACCATTACCGTCCGGCTGGTGGCGCCGCCCGAAACCCCGCCCCGCGACAAGACCGACATCGCCGGCCGCAATCCCTTTTCCGGCGCCACCCTGGTCAACCTCAACCCTGCCCTGGCCGAGGAGATCGGCATCAATTCCGGCCTGACCGGCGTGATGATCTTCGCCATCAAGCGCGGCTCGGTGGCCAACCGCCTGGGGCTGCAACCCGGCGACATGCTGATGAAGATCAACGAGCGCCCGGTGTCCAGCGTCGCCGACGCCCGCCGCCTGCTGGAAGCGGAACAGCCCCGCTGGGCCATCACCATCAAGCGCAACGGCGAGGTCATGAGTCTGGTGCTGGGCGGATGACCTCGCTGTTCGACACCCCCTCGGGCGACAAGCCGCTGGCCGAGCGCCTGCGGCCCGCGACGCTGGAAGAGGTGGTGGGGCAGTCCCACCTGCTGGCCGCCACCGCCCCCCTGGGCCGCATGCTGGCGGCCGGACGTCTGGCTTCGGTGATCCTGTGGGGGCCGCCGGGCTGCGGCAAGACCACCATCGCCCGGCTGCTGGCCGAACGGGTCGGCCTGTATTTCGAGCCCCTCTCGGCGGTGTTCTCCGGCGTCGCCGATCTGCGCAAGGTGTTCGATGCCGCCGAAAAGCGAAAACAGACCGGTCGGTCGACCTTGCTGTTCGTGGACGAGATCCACCGCTTCAACCGGGCGCAGCAGGACGGTTTCCTGCCCTATGTGGAGAACGGCACCGTGGTGCTGGTGGGCGCCACCACCGAGAACCCGTCCTTCGAGCTGAACGGCGCGCTGCTGTCGCGCTGTCAGGTGCTGGTGCTGCACCGCCTGGACGACGGGGCGCTGGAGGATCTGCTGCTCAAGGCCGAGGCGGATCTGGGCCGCACCCTGCCCCTGGATTCCGACGCCCGCGCCGCCATGCGCGCCATGGCCGACGGCGACGGCCGCTATCTGCTCAATCTGGCCGAGGACCTGGCCATGCTGCCGCCCGAGCCGGTGCTGGACGCCGCCGGGCTGGCGAGCGCGGTGCAGCGCCGGGCGCCGGCCTACGACAAGGACCGCGAGGGCCATTACAACCTGATCAGCGCGTTGCACAAATCCCTGCGCGGCTCGGACACCGACGCGGCGCTGTACTGGATGGCCCGTATGCTGGAAGGGGGCGAGGACCCGCTGTTCATCGCCCGCCGCCTGACCCGCTTCGCCGTCGAGGATATCGGGCTGGCCGACCCCCAAGCCGTCACCCAGGCCATTGCCGCCTGGGACGTCTACGAGCGCCTGGGATCGCCCGAGGGCGAACTGGCCCTGGCGCAACTGGTGATCTATCTGGGCACCGCGCCCAAATCCAACGCCGCCTACATGGCCTACAAGGCGGCGCGCAAGGCGGCCAAGGGCACCGGCTCCCTGGCCCCGCCCATGCACATCCTGAACGCACCGACCAAGATGATGAAAAACCTGGGCTATTCCGACGGCTACAAATACGACCACGACGACCCGGACGGGTTCTCGGGCCAGAACTACTTCCCCGACGGCATGGATCGCACCCGCTTCTACCGGCCGGTCGAGCGCGGCTTCGAACGCGAGATCAGGAAGCGGCTGGAATACTGGGATAAGCTGCGCATGAAAAAGGGGGGCTGAGGCCCCCCTTCTCCATCTTGTCCTAAGGGAAAGCGGCTAGCATTCCATCGGCTTGTTGCGGGTCCTGAGGAACTGGAAAAACTCGACGCCTTCACGCAGGCGACGCTTCATCATGTCCCAGTCGTGGAGCATCTCCCAGACGATCTCGCCGATCTT
It encodes the following:
- a CDS encoding replication-associated recombination protein A, which produces MTSLFDTPSGDKPLAERLRPATLEEVVGQSHLLAATAPLGRMLAAGRLASVILWGPPGCGKTTIARLLAERVGLYFEPLSAVFSGVADLRKVFDAAEKRKQTGRSTLLFVDEIHRFNRAQQDGFLPYVENGTVVLVGATTENPSFELNGALLSRCQVLVLHRLDDGALEDLLLKAEADLGRTLPLDSDARAAMRAMADGDGRYLLNLAEDLAMLPPEPVLDAAGLASAVQRRAPAYDKDREGHYNLISALHKSLRGSDTDAALYWMARMLEGGEDPLFIARRLTRFAVEDIGLADPQAVTQAIAAWDVYERLGSPEGELALAQLVIYLGTAPKSNAAYMAYKAARKAAKGTGSLAPPMHILNAPTKMMKNLGYSDGYKYDHDDPDGFSGQNYFPDGMDRTRFYRPVERGFEREIRKRLEYWDKLRMKKGG
- a CDS encoding DegQ family serine endoprotease, which gives rise to MSFKSLAAALALVILVPAAQAQTQVVPGSREQVKLTFAPVARQVAPAVVNIYTKRVVRAAASPLFADPFFRRFFGDVPGMSQERVQRSLGSGVLIAADGTVVTNHHVIKDADEVTVVLSDRREFEARIVGSDDRTDLAVLKIDGGRESFPTLTLGDSDAIEVGDVVMAVGNPFGVGQTVTQGIVSALARTNVGVSDVQSFIQTDAAINPGNSGGALVDLQGRLIGINTAIYSKDGGSNGIGFAIPTALVRQVAASIAKGGKVVRPWLGASGQAVTADLAQALKLPRPIGVLVNHIHGESPAARGGLADGDIIVAVEGREVDDPEGMRFRLATLPIGADARLTVLRNGAERTITVRLVAPPETPPRDKTDIAGRNPFSGATLVNLNPALAEEIGINSGLTGVMIFAIKRGSVANRLGLQPGDMLMKINERPVSSVADARRLLEAEQPRWAITIKRNGEVMSLVLGG
- a CDS encoding carboxymuconolactone decarboxylase family protein, which gives rise to MNTRFDITTLAPQAYQGLYAVSDILAGSSLGAGFKHLIDLRVSQLNNCHFCQNLHREWGLRDGVTEEQLQAVAQWPTSPLFNAGDRAAFAWAEALTRQEEDKVPELLAELRRHHAEPYIADLTMVIAVINAWNRVGISAYAVGPHG
- a CDS encoding sigma-70 family RNA polymerase sigma factor; translation: MAEGQSPALVHFLAQRPRLRLLAYRLLGSTADAEDVLQDAWLKWSRGSDGVEEPAAFLTTQVTRLALDRLRKDQRRARLGAQWLPDPWVEPLEPGEADLSTGLLLLLERLTPDQRAVYVLREAMDLDFADIAAILGKSVATCRQIMSRARAALKGEARFDWDAAQTGTLVRRFAAACDQRDYGALVALLGGESRLISDGGGKVKSARNPIRGPDRIARFILGVRRKFQPADFAFRIAEINGLPALVGETKGDVRWALTFGCIGGRIGGIYLLADPDRLPDYSTISSSA
- a CDS encoding DUF1015 domain-containing protein; protein product: MSVPLLRPFPGLRPTPATAAQVAAPPYDVLSSDEAREMAAGKPHSFLHVSKPEIDLPPGTDVYAPAVYAKAAETLRAMVAAGVLVRDAKPCFYVYRLRMGDHVQTGIVGGGSVAAYDANRIRKHEFTRPDKEDDRVRQIDSCDAQTGPVLLAHRDTPEIAAAIKAVTAGAPTYSVTAEDGIVHTLWVMDNEVQIKAVTRSFDTMKAVYIADGHHRSAAASRVAMVRRERKCCASGEEAYESFLVVTFPIQEMKIFDYNRVVKDLNGLSPDAFLQALAAEFTVEPSSEQARPAQARQFGLYLQGQWYRLGLRNAPPADPVARLDVSLLSDRLLGPVLGVTDLRKDKRIDFVGGKRGLDELERRVNSGEMAAAFALFPTQMEDLVAVAESNQVMPPKSTWFEPKLADGLVSYPLDWR
- the serB gene encoding phosphoserine phosphatase SerB; the encoded protein is MINVLTLIAGHGGEGLDSSLVFEVRGALRALGAEVGHARWLSPEHACDLDFSELDPRQADQVAARILEGWNVDVVAQKAEGRRKMLLVADMDSTMVIGETLDELADFAGLKDHIARITARAMNGEIGFEAALRERVGLLKDLPEECLQKTWDRIEFTPGAHKLVRTMVKHGAHAVLVSGGFKFFTSKVRDACGFHRDIANELIVENGRLTGQVGDTIIGREAKLATLNAVSAELGITPELAVSVGDGANDLDMLRAAGLGVAFHAKPVVAAEARVRVDHGDLVTLLYAQGYADDEMVE
- a CDS encoding HlyD family type I secretion periplasmic adaptor subunit, coding for MSQPPAPPPPPQSLGQITPVQVPAGQAIPGAPPPPAPAGAGPQTSQLGEGPQANQAGAGPQMSQEQMMQAMAAMMGGGGPPGAQKGPPPTAMQSIAGGLKTFWKTLCWLMAAPEKPEDAPKGLLAWPRRLLTGTRDWFLPSLNPIGPAPLQDYHAPEFGSRLYSLANSYPLPTWRPLARAVMSLTAIFIVWAFVAHLDEVAIAEGEIVPEGKVKVIQHLEGGVVREIMATDGSEVKEGAPLILLDLPVSSLNKEELQARMDGYILQRARLEAELHDKPVVFPEEEAKRQPGLVESERRSFEARRQALNATLTVLRDQVRQKGLEVQEYETKSRSIATSLRLSQERLAMSTDLIKSGLASKMDHVQIQAQVEDLKGQLDSVRASIPRAEAAQQEAKGRVSEELARFQRTAQSEMSEAELNIARTRELFIQATDQQRRTLISSPIDGIVKNMRSNTIGGVVRPGDPIMEIVPLHERLQVDAKLNPMDRGYVQTGQRATVKISAYDYTTYGGLDGDVILVAPDTTVPQTPNAQPYYRVVVQTDRAYIGDETAKRLISAGMQATVEIHTGTRSIMEFLVKPVIKLRHEAFRER